GATGCAGATGTTTTTTCTCCCGGAACAATCTTCCAAACAGAATGAAAAGGAACAAAAGTAAGGCTATTATTATTCCAATCAACAGTAGTGTTAGGGTCAGGGTAATAACATGCAAATAGCTGATCACCTGCTTTTGCAGACAAACTTCCTTTGAACTCCCCAATCTTTGCATTATCTGTTCCGTTATAAGTAAAAGTCGTATTGTCATTTTGGGTATCATTAATGACATGAATCTTATCATCGGTATGCCAGGTAACGTGAAAAATATTTCCATCCCCCGGTGTAAAATAAACCTTGGTCTGGTCATCCCCGCCTGTAGAAGCTCTGACAGTTGTAATCACATTTCCTTTTTCTCCCGACAGATCTGTTTTGGTTTCCGACAGTTCATCTGATTTTGCACAGGATGTTGCCGTCAGCGCCATAATCACCGCACCGGCAGCCATTGCCGCCATTGCGTATCTTTTTGTAAATATCTTTTTCATAAAAAATTTCTTGTGCCACAATCTTGTTAATCCATGAACGTGATGCTCTTAAACGTAACGCCGTGGAATGTTGTCCCTGATATTTCGGTGCCGTTATTGTCTTTCTGGCCGGTCTTTAGTACAAGGTCTATTTCTCCTGCTGCATCTCTATTCCAAAACACGTTGTTTGTTCCCCAATCACCGTTCTCTAGAATAGAACCAAACATTATTTTAGTTAACTTTTTAGTGTTCTGAAATGCGTTAGAGCCAACTGTTGTGACCTTTGGAAGGAATATTGACTGTAGTATGCTGCAATCTTGGAAAGCAGATGAAGTAAGTGCCGTTACTTTTCCCAAGGAAACATACTTAAGGCCTGAGTAAAAGGAAAACATAGAGGTGCCAATTGCTGTTGAATAATTGTTAATGTATGTACCTATTTTCGTACAAAAGTAATTCTCACGGGTAGCAGCTGCAGGATCTGGATTTGCCTGAATTATTGTAATGTTAGATGGTGTTGTATCAAGGTGCAGTGCTACATCTCCTATATACTGGGTAAAAGAAGCAGGTGCTTGGTTAATCCAAACCATCTTAGTGTTATCACTAACAGCGACGCTACTAGTGCCGTTGGTAGTTATAATAGCAGCTTCTTGTACTTCCTTGTTCAAGCCGTAAGATTTGCCCGCCTCAAATACTGTAAGACTGGATGATAAGTTACCATCTGCTTTTATGTAATAAACCTTGGTTGCAGTGGCAAGAGGCGCATCACTGAACAAGTAGTATATTGGTCCTATATCAGCCTTGGTGCTGGCGACAGTTCCGTCTGCATTATAAAACTGCATGCTAGGAATTACCAGTTGATTCCATGTGTTGTTTGCAGAGAGATTTAAAGTGCTTGCAGAATGATATTCAACAGCGCCAAATTTTCTTTCTGACCATTTTAACGTTGCTGCATCTCCGGTACCGGAAATGGTTGCGGTGCCTGCTATTGGCATCATGCCGTTTCCTGAAACAACTGTTATGTATTTGAATTCTTGTGCTGCCGTTCCGCCTGTTACGGTACTCTTGATGATGGCATTTGCATTTTTAAAAGTGACAAGTGGAACAGCATTGTCTGACGCTACGGACGCACCGGCATACATCAGTGAATTATTTGTTGCATCTCCGGAGGTTGTGTTTCCGTCCCAAATTGCTTGGTCATTGGCAGTTGCAC
The window above is part of the Bacteroidales bacterium genome. Proteins encoded here:
- a CDS encoding leucine-rich repeat domain-containing protein, producing MKKIFTKRYAMAAMAAGAVIMALTATSCTKTDELSETKTKNAITSINANIDEGLTKVYIAPDGSTTNGKKVTWKTSDAITVINDATNASAVYTYDGTDNAQRGSFKNTSGSLNASAGNQVYAFYNANGTVDAAKNAISVSYTGATANDQAIWDGNTTSGDATNNSLMYAGASVASDNAVPLVTFKNANAIIKSTVTGGTAAQEFKYITVVSGNGMMPIAGTATISGTGDAATLKWSERKFGAVEYHSASTLNLSANNTWNQLVIPSMQFYNADGTVASTKADIGPIYYLFSDAPLATATKVYYIKADGNLSSSLTVFEAGKSYGLNKEVQEAAIITTNGTSSVAVSDNTKMVWINQAPASFTQYIGDVALHLDTTPSNITIIQANPDPAAATRENYFCTKIGTYINNYSTAIGTSMFSFYSGLKYVSLGKVTALTSSAFQDCSILQSIFLPKVTTVGSNAFQNTKKLTKIMFGSILENGDWGTNNVFWNRDAAGEIDLVLKTGQKDNNGTEISGTTFHGVTFKSITFMD